A genome region from Lucilia cuprina isolate Lc7/37 chromosome 3, ASM2204524v1, whole genome shotgun sequence includes the following:
- the LOC111688850 gene encoding achaete-scute complex protein T8 — MSTLSVLNYNLSSGLNMKVNNQNSSSNGVINGNNALNKTFNKITVQNVLSENNGNSLNITNGNPNAIVRKIKDFGMIGSVNNASGAASLNMNPRKRPLTENKQNQKPTESKPTASASKKPKLTKEERAAIRLAKKAAKENSSITKSNTKDQPMALMQQVKIPGTPGRKGLPLPQAVARRNARERNRVKQVNNGFAALREHILEEVAEVFENQGTNRGSCKKFSKVETLRMAVEYIRSLERLLGFDFPTGSGQLNSSSGEESFSLIKDEFDAYSPTMEEQFDDSLSHYDNEEFFSSNTSQQQTQLPSSSPQPTAQMDMLPNITTLNGLQYIRIPGTNTYQLLTPDIFVGTATSPPSSTIDEEHFNALIDTNCVSPSSSSTPSIMQQQTTTTADQQSPSPPSINSTEVIRRVQETTAPVLTTTTVTNGENINEGTATLSSSSSSSSSTVTATTSSSTSLLLSPVPQNQQQQIIPLLTATSSPSTSPVLHQLHTLSPATTNDQHHQQQLQQTIRQTCAANQLQQQQFLLPNSNDQQIGMLHMIKQEYPEEPSSNIYQQTSPSQQQQQHLQVYHHSTMSPPLERQTPTTSTASSSSSSHMLQQFFPHDQNSSSFYEGIATMKKEFNEVLLDASHNTNVLSDESMIEAIDWWDAHTPKSDGGSLMM, encoded by the coding sequence ATGTCCACCTTAAgtgttttaaattacaatttatcaTCGGGATTAAATATGAAAGTGAACAACCAAAACTCTAGCTCCAATGGAGTAATTAATGGCAATAATGccctaaataaaacttttaataagatAACGGTGCAAAatgttttaagtgaaaataatgGCAATTCTTTGAATATAACCAATGGTAATCCTAATGCTATTGTAaggaaaattaaagattttggcATGATAGGCTCAGTGAATAATGCATCTGGAGCGGCCAGTTTAAACATGAATCCACGCAAGAGACCTTTAacggaaaataaacaaaaccaaaaacccACTGAGAGTAAACCTACAGCCTCAGCTAGTAAAAAGCCCAAGTTAACCAAGGAAGAAAGAGCAGCCATACGTTTGGCCAAGAAGGCAGCAAAGGAGAACTCTAGCATAACGAAGTCAAATACTAAAGATCAGCCCATGGCTTTGATGCAACAAGTCAAAATACCCGGCACTCCTGGACGCAAAGGTTTGCCCTTGCCCCAGGCGGTAGCTAGACGCAATGCTCGCGAACGTAATCGTGTTAAACAAGTCAATAATGGTTTTGCCGCTTTAAGGGAGCACATACTCGAAGAGGTGGCTGAGGTATTTGAAAATCAAGGCACTAATAGAGGCTCATGCAAAAAGTTTAGCAAAGTTGAGACTCTAAGAATGGCGGTGGAATATATAAGATCTTTGGAGCGTTTACTGGGTTTTGATTTTCCTACAGGCTCTGGACAACTCAACTCCTCTAGTGGTGAAgaaagttttagtttaataaaagaTGAATTTGATGCTTATTCCCCCACCATGGAAGAACAATTCGATGACTCCTTAAGTCACTATGACAATGAGGAATTTTTCTCTTCAAACACCAGTCAACAGCAAACCCAATTGCCCTCCTCATCTCCACAACCTACAGCACAAATGGATATGTTACCCAATATAACTACACTTAATGGTCTACAATATATAAGAATTCCAGGGACAAATACCTATCAACTCTTGACCCCAGATATATTCGTAGGTACGGCCACCTCGCCACCATCCTCGACTATTGATGAAGAacattttaatgcattaattgACACTAATTGTGTAAGTCCTTCATCATCGTCAACGCCAAGCAtaatgcaacaacaaacaactacTACAGCTGATCAACAATCGCCTTCACCACCATCAATTAATTCCACTGAGGTAATAAGAAGGGTACAAGAAACAACAGCACCTGTCTTAACTACAACTACAGTAACTAATGGAGAAAATATAAACGAAGGGACTGCTACGttatcttcatcatcatcttcttctTCATCAACAGTAACTgctacaacatcatcatcaacttCGTTATTATTATCGCCCGTGCcacaaaaccaacaacagcaaataataCCACTATTAACGGCAACATCATCCCCCAGTACAAGTCCAGTATTACATCAACTACATACATTATCACCTGCCACAACTAATgatcaacatcatcaacaacagctACAACAGACCATCAGACAAACGTGTGCCGCTAatcaactacaacaacagcaatttcTACTACCAAACTCAAATGACCAGCAAATAGGAATGTTGCACATGATTAAACAGGAGTATCCTGAAGAACCCTCTTCTAATATTTATCAACAAACATCACcttcacaacaacagcaacaacatttacAGGTTTATCATCACTCTACCATGTCTCCACCTTTAGAACGCCAAACACCCACTACATCGACTGCCTCGTCTTCCTCCTCCTCTCATATGTTGCAACAATTCTTCCCTCATGATCAAAATTCTTCTTCATTTTATGAAGGAATTGCTACCATGAAAAAGGAATTTAACGAAGTACTCCTAGATGCCTCTCACAACACCAATGTTTTGTCTGATGAAAGCATGATTGAGGCAATTGATTGGTGGGATGCTCATACTCCCAAATCGGATGGTGGTTCATTAATGATGTAA